In the bacterium genome, GTGCCGCGGCCGAAGGTGCTGGCCCGCCTCTGGTCGCAGCTGGCGGCGCTCGGGGTGGGGCGGATCGTCCTGGCCAACGCCGCGAAGGTCGAGCGCTGCTACTTCGACAGCCACGTGCTCTCGCCCGGTTTCTTCACGCCGCGGCTGATCGAGGGGTTGCAGCAGGCGCGGGACACGCGACTGCCGCAGGTGCTGGTGCGCCGGCGCCTGCGGCCGTTCGTGGAGGACGAGCTGGGCGCGCTCTTCCCCGCGGGGCTGCGCCTGCTCGCCGACCCGGGCGGGGAGCGGCGGATCGCGGATGTCCTGCCGGCGGCGGCCGGGCGGGCGCCGGCGCGGGTCCTGCTCGCGGTCGGGCCCGAGGGCGGCTGGGTGCCCTTCGAGCTGGAGCTGCTGCAGCGGCACGGTTTCGCGGTCGTCGGCATCGGCCCGCGCACGCTGCGCACGGACACCGCCTGCATCGCGCTGCTGGGCCTCGTGGCCGAGCGGCTGAGGGCCTGACGCGACTCTCATCGCCTCTCGTGCCGGGTCCGTTCCGGGGTCGCCCGTGACCGGGCCGCGGGGGCGGGGCGGCGCCGTGCGTGCGCTGAGCTGCGCGCTCGACCGCAGCTTGTCCGGCCCT is a window encoding:
- a CDS encoding RsmE family RNA methyltransferase → MNLILVRRSELSPGDRVMLAGERARHVLGVLGAGPGATVRVGLLDGPLGTATVLGVDGGRVELACAFEPDAPEAPQVDLLLAVPRPKVLARLWSQLAALGVGRIVLANAAKVERCYFDSHVLSPGFFTPRLIEGLQQARDTRLPQVLVRRRLRPFVEDELGALFPAGLRLLADPGGERRIADVLPAAAGRAPARVLLAVGPEGGWVPFELELLQRHGFAVVGIGPRTLRTDTACIALLGLVAERLRA